TTCCGCCTCGGGCTTTGGAGTTTCCGGGATCACCAACAGGCTGATCCGGCGGTTTCGCGGGTCGAAAAGGTCGTCCTTTATCAGCGGATCCCTGTCCGACATGCCCACTATCTTCGCAAACCGGCCCGGATCCAGCCCGTTTCCCTCCAGTTCCCTGCGGGCGGCCGAAGCGCGGTCTGTGGAAAGTTCCCAGTTGGTTATCATCCCGCCCTTGAACGGCGACGAGTCGGTGTGCCCCTCGATTATTATCTGGTTGGGGATGTCTTTCAGGTTTTCCGACACCACCTTGAGGATATCCCTGCCTCGGCTTGTTAGCGAGTCCGACCCTAGGTCGAAAATGGGTTTCCCGGCCATGTCCACGATCTGGATTTTAAGCCCGCTGTCGGTGATCTCCACCAGTATCTGCTCCTTTAGCCCCTTAAGCTTCTCCTTTATTTCCTTCTCCAGCTTTTCCTTGAGCATCTCCGCGGGGGCCTCGTACATCCCCTTCACCCGGATGTTTTTTTGTGACGTGCCAAGCCCAGTCTCTTTGAGCACACTTTCGGTGCCCGGCATGAACGACTGGCCGTGCTCGAACACGGAGAAATGCTTGAAGAAGTCCGCCAGCACCACCTTACGGTCTGGAGAGACCATGGAGATGAGCCACAGCAGAAGAAACAGGGCCATCATGGCGGTGACGAAATCGGCGTAGGCCACCTTCCAGCTTCCGCCGTGGTGGCCTCCGTGGCCCTTCTTTTTCTTCTTGATGATGAAGATCTTGGGCTTTTCGCCCCCCTTTTCGGCCATGTTACTTCTTGTGCCTTAGGGCTTCCTCCACCTGGGCGAAAGGCGGCCTGGCGGTGGTTGGGATGACGCGCCGGCCGAACTCCACCGAAATTTGCGGAGGGGCGCCGCGGATGAAGGCCATAATGGCCACCTTCAACACTGTTATGTATTCAAAATCCTCCTTGGCCACCATCTCCAGGGCGCGCGCCAGCGGCCCCATAAATCCGTAGGACAGCAAGACGCCAAGGAACGTGCCCACCAGCGCCGAACCAATGGAATGGCCCAGCACTTCCGGCGGCTCGCCCATCTTCTGCATGGTGAGCACTATGCCCAGCACCGCCGCCACTATCCCAAGGCCCGGCAGGGCGTCCGCCACGGTGTTCACGCTGGCCGACGGCGTAAGCGCCTCCTCATGGTGGGCCTCAAGCTCGGTGTCCAGCAGGGCTTCCAGCTCGTGCGATTCTATGGTGGTGGTCATGACCGTGCGCAGGGTGTCGGTTACGAAATCCAGGGCGTGGTGGCGCGCAAGGAAACGGGGGTATTTGGAGAATATCTTGCTTTTCGCGGGGCTGTCCACGTCGGACTCTATGGATATAAGCCCGTCCTTCCTTATCTTGCTGAAGATGTCGTTCAACAGCAGGAGAAGCTCCATGTAGTCGTCCTTGGAATAGGCCGCCTTGTTGGTTATCACCCTCATGAAAAAATCCAGGACCGCCTTGTGCACCTTTAACGGGTAGCCGATGATAAAGGCCCCCACCGACGCGCCGCCGATGATCACAAGCTCCGCCGGTTGCCACAGGACGGAAAGGTTCCCGTGTTCCATCAGGTACCCGCCTATTACCGCCACGGCGACTACGACGGATCCGATTATGGCGAACATTTTTTAACCTCTAATACCCTTCTTCATGTTTTTCGCGGAGGATGTCCCGCTCGCGCCGGAAAACAAAGTCCACTATCTTGTCACGCACGGTTTCGTCCATGGAGATGAACTCCACGCCTACACGGTTACCGCTCTCCAATTTCTCCACCGACTCGACTTTCCCGTAAATGTATAAGGCCAAAGGCGACACCGATGGCAGGACAAGCTTGATCTCCAGCGTGTCTCCCGGCTGGTATTCGGTCCTGGTGATAAAAGATATCCCCCCGCCGCTGATGAGCACATGCCGCATGGGCAACGAGGAAAATCCTTCCCGCTGTAGGGTGAGGATGTGCAAAATGGCGTCCAGTTTGGAGTTTATCAGCGTCATCCATTCCGACAGCGCCTCGTTTTCCACCACAGGCGGCTCCGCAAACTCCGCCACCACAGCGTCTTCGACAGTGCGTGAGGTGAGGTTTTCCAAAACGTCTGGCGGCACGGCCTTGGCCGACAGGGGTATGTGCGCCTCCACGTGTGAAAATTGTCTCATTTCAAACTCTCTCAACCAATGAAAGTGTCCAAATTTTGGCGCTATAAACTGAACGCCGCCAGTAAAAATACAATGCAATACGGATGCCGGATGGGCGATGGTCGCTTTAAACACTTCCCGCCGGGGGCAGGAAACGCCATTGCCGGTATTATGGGCCTGACAGCGGACGGCGCCTATCGCCGGCGGTGGCGCGGACGAGTTGGCCGGAGACAATATTTTGACGGCGGATTTACTCGACGGCAAAAACCTCCGCGTCCGAGGTGGACTGTTTGAGCGTCACCAGCCTCTCCTGCGCGGAAGCGTGGTTTAATGACCCTCCTGGCGACATAAGCCCCAGTATCTCGAACACCAGGTTCGCCCCTTCCTGCGAATATCCTGTTTCGCGCAACGCTTCGGCGGCGAAAAGGTCGGCCCTGGTCTCCTCATCTTCCAACGGGGCATATTCACCCAATGGGGTTTGTTGTCGCGCCAGTTGCGAATGGCCCAGCTCGTGATAAGTGACGAAGGCAAGCGCGGAGGCGAAAAGGGCGCCAGCCTCGCCGGTCATGGTTTCATTTTGTGTGGAGTCAATCGGGGAATTGTAAATCCCGGCTTCGGCGTCCATTGCTATTTTCAATAGCGCCCCGTCATAGGCCGCGCCGGAGCCATACAAAACCTTGGCCGTGGCCGCGTCGTTTAATAAGGAAAGCAAACCCTCATGGAGCACAACAAGGGAATCATACGAATACGCGGCCACTTTGGAGCCTGCGCACACCCGCACCGCAACGCCGTTTTCCGGCGCGTCCGGATGCCCCACGGGAACCGGCCAGGGCGCCCCGTCGGCTACCAGGCCGTTGAACCGCGCCACCACGTCGTCCAAAACCATTCCGGCCTGGCCCGTGGCGGCGGCGCAACCGGGGTCGGCCAGCAGGGCCTGTTCTTCTTCCATGGCCCTGGCGTTTGGATTTGCTGTATAGGGCTGATCAACGCTGGATTGGGCCTCGTTTGCGCCAGCCAAAGCGTTTCCAGCGGAGCCCGGCGCCGAGCCGCAGGCGGAGAGCATTAGCATGCCCGCAAAGGTTAATATCCCGGAAACCGCCCTGAACCTGTTTCTTCTCATAACGTTTAATGATAACAGGGAAAAGCCAAATCCGGCAAACCGGGGTTGATGGAGAGTGGCGGCCCAGTTTGAAAGCACAGGAGAGATTCTTCGTTTCCGCTCAGGATGACGACATAAAAGCCGTTTAAAGTTGTCATACTGAACGAAGCGCAAGCGAAGTGGAGGACCTGTTTGTTAATTGGGATTCAAGCTGAAACACTATCCTGGCGGGCGGATGGCGACGCCTCTACTCGATTATCTCCAGCCGCCCGGTGTCCATATTCAAACGGCGGTAGAAACATGAATGGCGGGCCTGGCCGGTCCTTTGGCTTTTGGTGTGGCATGCCCCGCCGCCCTGCGGCTCCACAAGATATATGATTGCGTCCTGGTCACAATCCACATATATCTCCATCGTCTTCAGGTAATCGCCGGAGGTCTCCCCCTTCTTCCATAACGCGTTGCGGGATGTGGAATAGAAAGTGGCCATGCGGGAGCGCACCGTTTCCTCCACAGCTTCCCGGTTTGCGTAGCCTAGCATGAGGACCTGTCCGTTGCGGGCGTCCTGCGCGATGGCGGGGATGAGCCCGCCCCGTTTTTCAAACTCCAGCGACAGGGTTTCCCCCTCCTCCAGCTCGTTAAAACTCATCGCTTCGAGCCCATTCCCCGCACCTCGCGCCAGGTGAAAGTGGATTCCACGGTTTCCAGCCTCTTCTCCGCCTTGTCCAGCCATTGCCGCTGGGCCGAAAGCCTGGCCTCTGTCTGGGCAATCTGGCTGGCGGTTTCCCGGGCCATGCGCGTTTTCGACGCTATCCTGCCAAGGATGGCCGTCTCATCCAATCGGAGTTTTTTTGTGCGCTCCCCGGTGGCCGAAGCCATTTTCTCCCGCATGATGGAAAGTTTTTTTGCGGCCAGCTTTTCGGATAGCGAAAGCCCCTTCAGGTTTTCCCTAAGCTTGGCGAGGCTCTGCTCCATTTTCAGGTTGGTCTCGGTGAACTTCACTTTCAGCTCGTAAAGCTCTTCCGCCGTCAACCCCTCCGGATCAGGAAACTTCACCGCCCCAGCCATTGTCCTACCGTATGCCCTTGGAGTTTAGAAACATCCCGTAATCCTTGTCGGCGATACGGATGTGCTCCATCAGCCAGTCCGTAAGCACCGCTATGATCTCGATAAGCATTTTCCTGCCTGTCTCCCGGCCCACATGGAACCTCACGTGATACTCCCGCACAGCGGCCACAAGCTTGTCGTGGGCCTCTTTGTGTTTAAGATAGCCGGGATAGCCGCTTTTGGAAAGCTCCACCTCCTCTTCAAGGAAATGGTTCAGGGTGTAATCGGTGAGCTTGTTGAGCACTTTGCCCACCACTTCCTTCTCGCTTTTATCCCTCATGGCGTCGTACAGCTCGTTGAGATATTCGAACAGCACCTTGTGTTGGTCGTCGAACCTGGATACGCCAACGCTGAAACTTTCGTCCCAAGCAAGCTTCTGCCTCATTTTGACGGCGGCGGTCATTCAGTAACATTCCCCCAGGTAGAGTGGATAAGCCACATGCAATATATAAAAGGCGTCACGGGGAGAGGGCCCCAGCGCCAGGGTTACACTGCTTTTTACAGCCGGTCCGGCGCACCCCGTATTGGCTGGAGTTACGCGCCGGAAAGCTTTACATCAAGGCGTTGAGGGCGGACGTGAAAAGCGCAAGCCCGTCCTGGCCGCCCAGCGGGTTTTCCATCACCCGTTCAGGATGGGGCATCATTCCGGCCACGTTCCGTTTTTCCGAAAGCACCCCGGCGATGTTCCGGGCCGCCCCGTTGGGGTTGGACTCCCTGGTAACGTTCCCGCTGGCGTCGCAATACCTGAAAAGCACCCGGTCTTCATCATCCAGGGCTTTCAAGGTGTCTTCCCCGGCTATGTAGCATCCCTCCATATGGGCTATCGGCAGGCGCAGGACATCACCCCTGGCGCTACCGGATGTGAGGAACGAATTGGAAGTCTCCACCCGCAGGTTCACGGTTTCGCAAATGAATTTCAGCGTGTCGTTCCTTACCAGCGCGCCAGGCAAAAGCCGCGCCTCGGTTAATATCTGGAACCCGTTGCATATACCCATAACGTATCCGCCCCGGGAGGCGAAATCGTCCAGCGCCGCCATCACCGGCGAGAACCTGGCTATGGCCCCAGGCCTAAGATAGTCGCCGTAGGAAAAGCCACCGGGCACTATAACAAGGCCGTAACCCTTAAGGGAGCGCTCCTGGTGCCATATGAAATCAGCCTCGCGCCCCATTACGTGTTTTACGGCGTGGTAACAGTCGTGATCGCAATTGGAGCCGGGAAAAACAAGGACGGCCGTTTTCATCCAGCGGGCCTCACCTGAACACGTCGGCGAACCGGCCTGAAGTGAACCGGAGCCGCTTGGAGAGCGATTTTGCTATGTTGCGTAATATCTTTATGCCTATCTGCGGGGAAGTTTGCAGAAGTTTCTCGAAGTTCTCCCGGGTGAGTATGAGAAGCTCGGCGTCGTCCAAAGCCATGGCCGTGGCCGACCTTGGCGAATCCTCCACAAGGCTCATCTCCCCCACCGAAGCGCCCTTGCCGAACCGGGCCAGCACAGCCTGCCGCCCGTCCATGGACTCTTTTCTGATCTCTATCTTCCCGTTGACGATGTAATACAGCGAGTCGCCCACAGTGCCTTCCCTGCATAGCACAGTTCCAGCGGGAGCCCGGCGCAGGAAAATGCTCTTGCTGAGCATCTCAAGCTCATCCGGCTCAAGCTGGTCAAACTCCGGCACCTCGCACATGAGGGCTTTTATCTGTTCGCTCTGGTTATCCATCGAAACAAATTCAGGCTTTCTCGATGTCTATCTTGTAGTTTTCCATCACAGGGTTGGCCAGCAGGGCCTCGCACATTTTTTTAATGGCGGCCCTGGCGGTGTCCGGGCTTTTCTCTTCCATCTCAAGCTCGATGATTTTGCCGACCCGGACGTTTCGCAGGCTCTTTACGTTCATGGTCTCCAGCGCCCCCTGGATCGCCCTTCCCTGTGGGTCCAGCACCCCGGGTTTCAACGTAACGGTCACCCTGGCTTTTAACATATATCTCCCTACACCGTGGCCAGCGCCCGCCTGGCCATCTCCTCGTAAACCTCGGTGAGCATTCCCAGGTCGCGCCGGAACCGGTCTTTGTCCATCTTCTCGCCGGTGGCCTTGTCCCACAAACGGCATCCGTCGGGGCTTATCTCGTCGGCCAGCAGAACCCCTTCCGGGCTCCGCCCGAACTCCAGCTTGTAGTCCACCAGCCGGATCCCCATCCTGTCGAAATAACCCAACAGCCACTTGTTCACCCGGAAGGCCAGCTGTTCAACGGTGGCCATTTCCTCATCGGTGGCCAGGCGGAACGCCCGGATGTGGGATTTGTTTATCATCGGGTCGCCAAGCTCGTCGTTCTTGTAATAAAACTCCAGCACAGGCTCGGGCAACTGCTCCCCTTCGGGAACGCCCATGCGGGTGGATAGCGAACCGGCCGTTACGTTGCGCATCACCACCTCCACGGGGATGATGCCCACCTTCTTCACAAGCATCTCCCGGTCGGACAGCTTTTCAACGAAATGGGTTTTCACCCCCTCCTTTTCCAGCAGGGAAAAGATGTGGGACGAAATGGTGTTGTTGCAAACACCCTTGTTGGAGATTATCCCCTTCTTCTTCCCGTTGAAAGCCGTGGCGTCGTCCTTGAAATACTGGATTACCAGGGATGGATCGCTGGTGGCGTAAATCTGCTTGGCCTTGCCTTCGTAGAGCTTTTCGCCTTTTGTAACGACACTTTGGGTCATCAAGGGCCGCCTTCCTGAATTATTCCTTGAAAACGCGCTTGTAGATAAAGTCTATATTCTTCAAATGATAGGTTATATCAAAGGATTCTTCAACCTGTTCCTTCGTGAGCTTCTCCCGCACTTTGGGCTCTTCCCACAAAAGCTCCTTGAACGCCACCTTCTCTTTCCAACACCGCATGGCGGCCCGCTGGGTTACGGCGTAGGCGTCCTCCCGGGAGACCCCGGCGTTCACAAGGTCCAGCAATATCTTCTGGGAGAAAATCAAACCCTTGGTCTTGTCCAGGTTCTCCAGCATGTTCTCCGGATAGGCCACCAGCCCGTTAATCAACTGGGTGGCCTTGTGGAGCATGTAGTCCATAAGGATGGTGGCGTCGGGCATTATCACCCGCTCCACCGACGAATGGGATATGTCCCGCTCGTGCCACAGGGCCACGTTGTCCAGCGCCGGGAAAACATGGCTTTTCACCATCCGCGCAAGCCCCGTCAGGTTCTCGGCGGTGATGGGGTTTCTTTTGTGGGGCATGGCCGAGGAGCCTTTCTGCCCCTCGTGGAATTTCTCCTCCGCCTCCAGCACCTCCGTCCTCTGAAGATGCCTAAGCTCCACCGCTATCTTTTCTATAGTGGCGGCGGTGATGGCCAGGGCGCACATGTATTCGGCGTGCCTGTCGCGCTGGACCACCTGGGTGGAAAGTGGCGCGGGCGCCAATCCCAGCTTCCCGCAGACGTATTCCTCCACGAAAGGGTCTATGTTGGCGAAGGTTCCCACCGCCCCGGACAGCTTGCCCGTAGCCGCCGATTCCCGCGCCGCCACTAACCGTTTCCGGTTGCGCTCCATCTCCGCGTGCCAAAGGGCGAACTTGAGCCCGAAGGTTACGGGTTCGGCGTGGATGCCGTGGGAGCGGCCGATGCACAAAGTGGTTTTAAATTCATACGCCCTGCGCTTTAAAGCCGCCAGAAGGCCGTCCACACCCACAAGTATCATATCCATGGCCTCGGTCATCAGGCAGGCCAGGCCCGTGTCCACAACGTCCGACGAAGTAAGCCCCATGTGGATGAAGCGGGAATTCGGCCCCACAAATTCCGACACGGAGGTAAGGAAGGCGATAACGTCGTGCCGCACCTCGGCCTCTATCTGTTCTATCCGCGTCATGTCGAAAGCGGCTTTTTCTTTTATCTCGCTCAATGCGGCGGCTGGTATCTTGCCTTTCCCGGCCCAAGCCTCGCAGGCCAACAGCTCTATTTTCAGCCATGTGGCGTATTTGTTCTCCAGCGACCAGACTTTCTCCATCGCCGGACGTGTGTATCTGGGTATCACTAGTAACCGTCCTCCAAAAAGGGATAGCGCCCAAGGGGTGGAATTGTAATAAAATCCGCCTCCGGGCGCAAATGGAAGGATACCACGGTTTTTAGCCGCCGGAAGCGGTTTGGGCCAGTTTGGCCAATAGGGGGAGGGCCTCGCCCGACGGGGCCCGGATGGTGGCGTGGGCCATGGCGGTCACAGGGGTGCGTTCCGTGTTCACCTCTATCACGAAGGCCCCGGCGCTCCGGGCCATTCCGGCGAATGACGCCGCAGGCTGGACCACTCCGGATGTGCCCGCCACGATGAGCGCGTTGCAGTTCTCCAGCGCCTCCAGCGCCAGGCCGAGTTTATCCTGATCCAGTTGTTCGCCGAACCAGACGATATGGGGCCGCTCCATTCCCCCGCAATTGGGGCATACGGGAGGTATAACCTGGAGGGGCGTTTCCCTGTTTTCCCGCACGGTTCCTTCCTGGACGCATCTTGCAAACCAGATGTTCCCGTGAATCTCAATGGGCGCGGCGCTTCCGGCTTTGGAATGGAGCCCATCCACGTTCTGGGTTATCAGGGTGAATTGTTTGAACTTTTTTTCCATCCGGGCCAGGGCGTAATGGCCGGGGTTGGGCGAAAGGGGGGCTATCAATCCACGGCGCCAGTCATACCACCGCCACACCAGGGCCGGGTCGCGCATGAACGCCTCCGGGGTGGCCAGGTCCTCGGCGCGATGGTTCTCCCAAAGCCCCCCGGCCCCCCGAAAGGTGGGGACGCCCGATTCCGCCGATACGCCCGCCCCGGTGAGCGCCACCACATGGTTGGCGTTTAGCAGGGCCTCCTTCACCTCTTGCGGCAGGGTTGGCTCATCCATATCGCCTGTTTAACGGTCATTCTACGCTGGCCAGCAGTTGGTAAGCCTCTTCCGGCGACCGCGCCGACGTCAGCCTGTCCACAAGCTCCCGGTTCTTAAGCAGTCGCACTATCATGGCCAGTATCTGCAAATGGGCCTTGGGCGCCCGTTCCGAGCCGACTATTAGAAAAATCAGTTTTACCGGAGCCCCGTCCAGCGATTCAAACTCCACCCCGTCTGGAATCTGGGCGAACACTATCACCGCCTGCGCCAGATCCTCGCCAAAAGTATGCGGGATGGCCACCCCGCCCCCCATACCGGTGGAGGAAAGTTTTTCACGTTCGATAATTTTTTCGTAAAGGGGGTCGCGCCGCTCCGTCGCCACAATGCCGCTGGCCACTAACAGGTCCACCAGCTGGGCGCAGGCCTCTTCTTTGGTGTCGGGGG
This DNA window, taken from Nitrospinota bacterium, encodes the following:
- a CDS encoding OmpA family protein: MAEKGGEKPKIFIIKKKKKGHGGHHGGSWKVAYADFVTAMMALFLLLWLISMVSPDRKVVLADFFKHFSVFEHGQSFMPGTESVLKETGLGTSQKNIRVKGMYEAPAEMLKEKLEKEIKEKLKGLKEQILVEITDSGLKIQIVDMAGKPIFDLGSDSLTSRGRDILKVVSENLKDIPNQIIIEGHTDSSPFKGGMITNWELSTDRASAARRELEGNGLDPGRFAKIVGMSDRDPLIKDDLFDPRNRRISLLVIPETPKPEAEGAKSFSIIPTEPAPSAPQPAPEPEKIVPIDRSKIIGDMGLPSRGGKPDFLKE
- the motA gene encoding flagellar motor stator protein MotA, whose translation is MFAIIGSVVVAVAVIGGYLMEHGNLSVLWQPAELVIIGGASVGAFIIGYPLKVHKAVLDFFMRVITNKAAYSKDDYMELLLLLNDIFSKIRKDGLISIESDVDSPAKSKIFSKYPRFLARHHALDFVTDTLRTVMTTTIESHELEALLDTELEAHHEEALTPSASVNTVADALPGLGIVAAVLGIVLTMQKMGEPPEVLGHSIGSALVGTFLGVLLSYGFMGPLARALEMVAKEDFEYITVLKVAIMAFIRGAPPQISVEFGRRVIPTTARPPFAQVEEALRHKK
- a CDS encoding PilZ domain-containing protein; its protein translation is MRQFSHVEAHIPLSAKAVPPDVLENLTSRTVEDAVVAEFAEPPVVENEALSEWMTLINSKLDAILHILTLQREGFSSLPMRHVLISGGGISFITRTEYQPGDTLEIKLVLPSVSPLALYIYGKVESVEKLESGNRVGVEFISMDETVRDKIVDFVFRRERDILREKHEEGY
- a CDS encoding phosphoribosyl-AMP cyclohydrolase, with translation MSFNELEEGETLSLEFEKRGGLIPAIAQDARNGQVLMLGYANREAVEETVRSRMATFYSTSRNALWKKGETSGDYLKTMEIYVDCDQDAIIYLVEPQGGGACHTKSQRTGQARHSCFYRRLNMDTGRLEIIE
- a CDS encoding hemerythrin family protein, with the protein product MTAAVKMRQKLAWDESFSVGVSRFDDQHKVLFEYLNELYDAMRDKSEKEVVGKVLNKLTDYTLNHFLEEEVELSKSGYPGYLKHKEAHDKLVAAVREYHVRFHVGRETGRKMLIEIIAVLTDWLMEHIRIADKDYGMFLNSKGIR
- the purQ gene encoding phosphoribosylformylglycinamidine synthase subunit PurQ, which encodes MKTAVLVFPGSNCDHDCYHAVKHVMGREADFIWHQERSLKGYGLVIVPGGFSYGDYLRPGAIARFSPVMAALDDFASRGGYVMGICNGFQILTEARLLPGALVRNDTLKFICETVNLRVETSNSFLTSGSARGDVLRLPIAHMEGCYIAGEDTLKALDDEDRVLFRYCDASGNVTRESNPNGAARNIAGVLSEKRNVAGMMPHPERVMENPLGGQDGLALFTSALNALM
- a CDS encoding cyclic nucleotide-binding domain-containing protein, giving the protein MDNQSEQIKALMCEVPEFDQLEPDELEMLSKSIFLRRAPAGTVLCREGTVGDSLYYIVNGKIEIRKESMDGRQAVLARFGKGASVGEMSLVEDSPRSATAMALDDAELLILTRENFEKLLQTSPQIGIKILRNIAKSLSKRLRFTSGRFADVFR
- the purS gene encoding phosphoribosylformylglycinamidine synthase subunit PurS; translated protein: MLKARVTVTLKPGVLDPQGRAIQGALETMNVKSLRNVRVGKIIELEMEEKSPDTARAAIKKMCEALLANPVMENYKIDIEKA
- a CDS encoding phosphoribosylaminoimidazolesuccinocarboxamide synthase; its protein translation is MTQSVVTKGEKLYEGKAKQIYATSDPSLVIQYFKDDATAFNGKKKGIISNKGVCNNTISSHIFSLLEKEGVKTHFVEKLSDREMLVKKVGIIPVEVVMRNVTAGSLSTRMGVPEGEQLPEPVLEFYYKNDELGDPMINKSHIRAFRLATDEEMATVEQLAFRVNKWLLGYFDRMGIRLVDYKLEFGRSPEGVLLADEISPDGCRLWDKATGEKMDKDRFRRDLGMLTEVYEEMARRALATV
- a CDS encoding adenylosuccinate lyase, whose product is MIPRYTRPAMEKVWSLENKYATWLKIELLACEAWAGKGKIPAAALSEIKEKAAFDMTRIEQIEAEVRHDVIAFLTSVSEFVGPNSRFIHMGLTSSDVVDTGLACLMTEAMDMILVGVDGLLAALKRRAYEFKTTLCIGRSHGIHAEPVTFGLKFALWHAEMERNRKRLVAARESAATGKLSGAVGTFANIDPFVEEYVCGKLGLAPAPLSTQVVQRDRHAEYMCALAITAATIEKIAVELRHLQRTEVLEAEEKFHEGQKGSSAMPHKRNPITAENLTGLARMVKSHVFPALDNVALWHERDISHSSVERVIMPDATILMDYMLHKATQLINGLVAYPENMLENLDKTKGLIFSQKILLDLVNAGVSREDAYAVTQRAAMRCWKEKVAFKELLWEEPKVREKLTKEQVEESFDITYHLKNIDFIYKRVFKE
- a CDS encoding NAD-dependent deacylase, producing the protein MDEPTLPQEVKEALLNANHVVALTGAGVSAESGVPTFRGAGGLWENHRAEDLATPEAFMRDPALVWRWYDWRRGLIAPLSPNPGHYALARMEKKFKQFTLITQNVDGLHSKAGSAAPIEIHGNIWFARCVQEGTVRENRETPLQVIPPVCPNCGGMERPHIVWFGEQLDQDKLGLALEALENCNALIVAGTSGVVQPAASFAGMARSAGAFVIEVNTERTPVTAMAHATIRAPSGEALPLLAKLAQTASGG
- a CDS encoding PTS sugar transporter subunit IIA; protein product: MRITDYLTGDLVATGLAPDTKEEACAQLVDLLVASGIVATERRDPLYEKIIEREKLSSTGMGGGVAIPHTFGEDLAQAVIVFAQIPDGVEFESLDGAPVKLIFLIVGSERAPKAHLQILAMIVRLLKNRELVDRLTSARSPEEAYQLLASVE